From one Cygnus olor isolate bCygOlo1 chromosome 26, bCygOlo1.pri.v2, whole genome shotgun sequence genomic stretch:
- the TLE2 gene encoding transducin-like enhancer protein 2 isoform X1 yields MFPQGRQPPPPRPLKFSVPETCERLKEEFRLLQAQCHSLKLECEKLVSEKTEMQRHYVMYYEMSYGLNIEMHKQAEIVKRLNAICAQIVPLLTQEHQQQVLQAVERAKQVTMAELNSIVGQQQLQHLSHHVHPVALTPHPSSVQLPSLAGASSASGLLALSGALMAQSQLAAKEDRVAQDGESRERSPSRSISASPLESPPAEEQTGGAGLKRKREERDPAGHYDSDGDKSDYNLVVDEDPCSEPSSPSRAPSSQLPPAQDMAKSPASGGASGASSRSVTPLQLWDRGLLDPPASTSSVSPPPRDTLTPGPGPSSAALLRQPPAKALATDTTALRSPLSLSSPFTASFGLLPHAALNGELAAPGMYVGIHLPPQVSGAVMYGRSPMVAFESHPHLRASTLPASLSTVPAGKPCLLTNKELADYSWLQPLLARPLQVPSAHAYSFYVGTDGQMQPVPFPPDALLGSGIPRHARQLHTLAHGEVVCAVTISSSTQHVYTGGKGCVKVWDVRQPGTKTAVAQLDCLNRDNYIRSCKLLPDGRSLIVGGEASTLSIWDLAAPTPRIKAELTSSAPACYALAISPDAKVCFSCCSDGNIVVWDLQNQTMVRQFQGHTDGASCIDISNYGTKLWTGGLDNTVRCWDLREGRQLQQHDFSSQIFSLGHCPTGEWLAVGMESSNVEILHVSKPDKYQLHLHESCVLSLKFATCGKWFVSTGKDNLLNAWRTPYGASIFQSKESSSVLSCDISVNDKFIVTGSGDKKATVYEVLY; encoded by the exons ATGTTCCCGCAGGGCCGGCAGCCC ccccccccccggcccctcaaGTTCTCGGTCCCGGAGACCTGCGAGCGGCTCAAGGAGGAGTTCCGGCTCCTGCAGGCGCAGTGCCACAG cctgaAGCTGGAATGCGAGAAGCTGGTGAGCGAGAAGACGGAGATGCAGCGGCACTATGTCATG tacTACGAGATGTCCTACGGGCTGAACATCGAGATGCACAAGCAG GCAGAGATTGTCAAGAGGCTGAATGCCATCTGCGCGCAGATCGTACCGCTCCTGACGCAGGAG caccagcagcaggtcctgcaGGCAGTGGAGAGGGCCAAGCAGGTGACGATGGCAGAGCTCAACAGCATCGTCGGG cagcagcagctgcagcacctctcccacCACGTCCACCCCGTCGCACTGACCCCGCACCCCTCCAGCGTGCAgctgcccagcctggcaggGGCCAGCAGCGCGTCGGGGCTCCTGGCCCTCTCGGGGGCACTGATGGCACAGTCGCAGCTGGCTGCCAAGGAGGACAGAGTGGCCCAggatggggagagcagag AGCGCAGCCCCAGCCGA AGCATTTCAGCGTCCCCTCTGGAGAGCCCCCCCGCCGAGGAGCAGACGGGGGGCGCAGGGCTGAAGCGGAAACGGGAGGAGAGGGACCCGGCTGGGCATTAC GATAGCGATGGGGACAAGAGCGACTACAACCTGGTGGTGGACGAG gaCCCCTGCTCcgagcccagcagccccagtcGTGCacccagcagccagctcccGCCAGCCCAGGACATGGCCAAGAGCCCTGCCTCCGGCGGTGCCTCCGGTGCCTCCAGCCGGAGCGTGACCCCCCTGCAGCTTTGGGACCGGGGGCTG CTGGACCCCCCAGCCTCCACGTCCTCCGTGTCCCCTCCACCCCGCGACACCCTCACGCCTGGCCCGGGGCCTAGCTCGGCCGCGCTCCTCCGGCAGCCTCCAGCCAAGGCACTGGCCACGGACACCACAG ctctccgCAGCCCCCTGAGCCTCTCCAGCCCCTTCACCGCCTCCTTTGGGCTGCTGCCCCATGCTGCCCTCAACGGTGAGCTTGCGGCCCCCGGCATGTACGTGGGCATCCACCTCCCGCCGCAGGTCAGCGGCGCCGTCATGTACGGACGCTCGCCGATG GTGGCTTTCGAGTCGCACCCTCACCTGAGGGCTTCCACGCTCCCAGCGTCGCTCTCCACTGTCCCTGCAGGGAAGCC CTGTTTACTGACAAACAAGGAGCTGGCCGATTACAGCTGGTTGCAGCCCCTGTTAGCCAGACCGCTGCAGGTGCCCTCTGCACA CGCCTACTCCTTCTACGTCGGCACCGACGGGCAGATGCAGCCAGTGCCATTCCCCCCTGACGCCCTCCTGGGCTCCGGCATCCCCCGGCACGCGCGGCAGCTCCACACCCTGGCCCACGGCGAGGTGGTCTGCGCCGTCACCATCAGCAGCTCCACGCAGCATGTCTACACCGGGGGCAAGGGCTGCGTGAAGGTGTGGGACGTGAGGCAGCCGGGCACCAAGACGGCCGTGGCTCAGCTGGACTGCTTG AACCGTGACAACTACATCCGCTCCTGCAAGCTGCTCCCCGACGGCCGAAGCCTGATCGTGGGGGGGGAGGCCAGCACCCTGTCCATCTGGGACCTGGCGGCCCCCACGCCCCGCATCAAGGCTGAGCTCACCTCCTCCGCCCCTGCCTGCTACGCCCTGGCCATCAGCCCCGATGCCAAagtctgcttctcctgctgcagcgACGGCAACATCGTGGTGTGGGACCTGCAGAACCAGACCATGGTGAG GCAGTTCCAGGGCCACACGGATGGTGCCAGCTGCATCGACATCTCTAACTATGGCACCAAGCTGTGGACGGGGGGGCTGGACAACACGGTACGGTGCTGGGACCTGCGGGAAGGgcggcagctgcagcagcacgaCTTCAGCTCCCAG atCTTCTCCTTGGGGCACTGCCCAACGGGCGAGTGGCTGGCTGTGGGCATGGAGAGCAGCAACGTGGAGATCCTGCATGTGAGCAAGCCCGACAAGTACCAGCTGCACCTCCACGAGAGCTGTGTTCTCTCCCTCAAGTTCGCCACCTGCG GGAAGTGGTTTGTGAGCACGGGGAAGGACAACCTGCTCAACGCCTGGCGCACGCCCTATGGTGCTAGCATCTTCCag TCCAAAGAGTCCTCCTCCGTGCTGAGCTGTGACATCTCCGTCAATGACAAATTCATTGTCACGGGCTCTGGCGACAAGAAGGCCACGGTGTATGAGGTGCTGTACTGA
- the TLE2 gene encoding transducin-like enhancer protein 2 isoform X2, with product MFPQGRQPPPPRPLKFSVPETCERLKEEFRLLQAQCHSLKLECEKLVSEKTEMQRHYVMYYEMSYGLNIEMHKQAEIVKRLNAICAQIVPLLTQEHQQQVLQAVERAKQVTMAELNSIVGQQLQHLSHHVHPVALTPHPSSVQLPSLAGASSASGLLALSGALMAQSQLAAKEDRVAQDGESRERSPSRSISASPLESPPAEEQTGGAGLKRKREERDPAGHYDSDGDKSDYNLVVDEDPCSEPSSPSRAPSSQLPPAQDMAKSPASGGASGASSRSVTPLQLWDRGLLDPPASTSSVSPPPRDTLTPGPGPSSAALLRQPPAKALATDTTALRSPLSLSSPFTASFGLLPHAALNGELAAPGMYVGIHLPPQVSGAVMYGRSPMVAFESHPHLRASTLPASLSTVPAGKPCLLTNKELADYSWLQPLLARPLQVPSAHAYSFYVGTDGQMQPVPFPPDALLGSGIPRHARQLHTLAHGEVVCAVTISSSTQHVYTGGKGCVKVWDVRQPGTKTAVAQLDCLNRDNYIRSCKLLPDGRSLIVGGEASTLSIWDLAAPTPRIKAELTSSAPACYALAISPDAKVCFSCCSDGNIVVWDLQNQTMVRQFQGHTDGASCIDISNYGTKLWTGGLDNTVRCWDLREGRQLQQHDFSSQIFSLGHCPTGEWLAVGMESSNVEILHVSKPDKYQLHLHESCVLSLKFATCGKWFVSTGKDNLLNAWRTPYGASIFQSKESSSVLSCDISVNDKFIVTGSGDKKATVYEVLY from the exons ATGTTCCCGCAGGGCCGGCAGCCC ccccccccccggcccctcaaGTTCTCGGTCCCGGAGACCTGCGAGCGGCTCAAGGAGGAGTTCCGGCTCCTGCAGGCGCAGTGCCACAG cctgaAGCTGGAATGCGAGAAGCTGGTGAGCGAGAAGACGGAGATGCAGCGGCACTATGTCATG tacTACGAGATGTCCTACGGGCTGAACATCGAGATGCACAAGCAG GCAGAGATTGTCAAGAGGCTGAATGCCATCTGCGCGCAGATCGTACCGCTCCTGACGCAGGAG caccagcagcaggtcctgcaGGCAGTGGAGAGGGCCAAGCAGGTGACGATGGCAGAGCTCAACAGCATCGTCGGG cagcagctgcagcacctctcccacCACGTCCACCCCGTCGCACTGACCCCGCACCCCTCCAGCGTGCAgctgcccagcctggcaggGGCCAGCAGCGCGTCGGGGCTCCTGGCCCTCTCGGGGGCACTGATGGCACAGTCGCAGCTGGCTGCCAAGGAGGACAGAGTGGCCCAggatggggagagcagag AGCGCAGCCCCAGCCGA AGCATTTCAGCGTCCCCTCTGGAGAGCCCCCCCGCCGAGGAGCAGACGGGGGGCGCAGGGCTGAAGCGGAAACGGGAGGAGAGGGACCCGGCTGGGCATTAC GATAGCGATGGGGACAAGAGCGACTACAACCTGGTGGTGGACGAG gaCCCCTGCTCcgagcccagcagccccagtcGTGCacccagcagccagctcccGCCAGCCCAGGACATGGCCAAGAGCCCTGCCTCCGGCGGTGCCTCCGGTGCCTCCAGCCGGAGCGTGACCCCCCTGCAGCTTTGGGACCGGGGGCTG CTGGACCCCCCAGCCTCCACGTCCTCCGTGTCCCCTCCACCCCGCGACACCCTCACGCCTGGCCCGGGGCCTAGCTCGGCCGCGCTCCTCCGGCAGCCTCCAGCCAAGGCACTGGCCACGGACACCACAG ctctccgCAGCCCCCTGAGCCTCTCCAGCCCCTTCACCGCCTCCTTTGGGCTGCTGCCCCATGCTGCCCTCAACGGTGAGCTTGCGGCCCCCGGCATGTACGTGGGCATCCACCTCCCGCCGCAGGTCAGCGGCGCCGTCATGTACGGACGCTCGCCGATG GTGGCTTTCGAGTCGCACCCTCACCTGAGGGCTTCCACGCTCCCAGCGTCGCTCTCCACTGTCCCTGCAGGGAAGCC CTGTTTACTGACAAACAAGGAGCTGGCCGATTACAGCTGGTTGCAGCCCCTGTTAGCCAGACCGCTGCAGGTGCCCTCTGCACA CGCCTACTCCTTCTACGTCGGCACCGACGGGCAGATGCAGCCAGTGCCATTCCCCCCTGACGCCCTCCTGGGCTCCGGCATCCCCCGGCACGCGCGGCAGCTCCACACCCTGGCCCACGGCGAGGTGGTCTGCGCCGTCACCATCAGCAGCTCCACGCAGCATGTCTACACCGGGGGCAAGGGCTGCGTGAAGGTGTGGGACGTGAGGCAGCCGGGCACCAAGACGGCCGTGGCTCAGCTGGACTGCTTG AACCGTGACAACTACATCCGCTCCTGCAAGCTGCTCCCCGACGGCCGAAGCCTGATCGTGGGGGGGGAGGCCAGCACCCTGTCCATCTGGGACCTGGCGGCCCCCACGCCCCGCATCAAGGCTGAGCTCACCTCCTCCGCCCCTGCCTGCTACGCCCTGGCCATCAGCCCCGATGCCAAagtctgcttctcctgctgcagcgACGGCAACATCGTGGTGTGGGACCTGCAGAACCAGACCATGGTGAG GCAGTTCCAGGGCCACACGGATGGTGCCAGCTGCATCGACATCTCTAACTATGGCACCAAGCTGTGGACGGGGGGGCTGGACAACACGGTACGGTGCTGGGACCTGCGGGAAGGgcggcagctgcagcagcacgaCTTCAGCTCCCAG atCTTCTCCTTGGGGCACTGCCCAACGGGCGAGTGGCTGGCTGTGGGCATGGAGAGCAGCAACGTGGAGATCCTGCATGTGAGCAAGCCCGACAAGTACCAGCTGCACCTCCACGAGAGCTGTGTTCTCTCCCTCAAGTTCGCCACCTGCG GGAAGTGGTTTGTGAGCACGGGGAAGGACAACCTGCTCAACGCCTGGCGCACGCCCTATGGTGCTAGCATCTTCCag TCCAAAGAGTCCTCCTCCGTGCTGAGCTGTGACATCTCCGTCAATGACAAATTCATTGTCACGGGCTCTGGCGACAAGAAGGCCACGGTGTATGAGGTGCTGTACTGA
- the TLE2 gene encoding transducin-like enhancer protein 2 isoform X3, with product MFPQGRQPPPPRPLKFSVPETCERLKEEFRLLQAQCHSLKLECEKLVSEKTEMQRHYVMYYEMSYGLNIEMHKQAEIVKRLNAICAQIVPLLTQEHQQQVLQAVERAKQVTMAELNSIVGQQQLQHLSHHVHPVALTPHPSSVQLPSLAGASSASGLLALSGALMAQSQLAAKEDRVAQDGESRERSPSRSISASPLESPPAEEQTGGAGLKRKREERDPAGHYDSDGDKSDYNLVVDEDPCSEPSSPSRAPSSQLPPAQDMAKSPASGGASGASSRSVTPLQLWDRGLLDPPASTSSVSPPPRDTLTPGPGPSSAALLRQPPAKALATDTTALRSPLSLSSPFTASFGLLPHAALNGELAAPGMYVGIHLPPQVSGAVMYGRSPMVAFESHPHLRASTLPASLSTVPAGKPAYSFYVGTDGQMQPVPFPPDALLGSGIPRHARQLHTLAHGEVVCAVTISSSTQHVYTGGKGCVKVWDVRQPGTKTAVAQLDCLNRDNYIRSCKLLPDGRSLIVGGEASTLSIWDLAAPTPRIKAELTSSAPACYALAISPDAKVCFSCCSDGNIVVWDLQNQTMVRQFQGHTDGASCIDISNYGTKLWTGGLDNTVRCWDLREGRQLQQHDFSSQIFSLGHCPTGEWLAVGMESSNVEILHVSKPDKYQLHLHESCVLSLKFATCGKWFVSTGKDNLLNAWRTPYGASIFQSKESSSVLSCDISVNDKFIVTGSGDKKATVYEVLY from the exons ATGTTCCCGCAGGGCCGGCAGCCC ccccccccccggcccctcaaGTTCTCGGTCCCGGAGACCTGCGAGCGGCTCAAGGAGGAGTTCCGGCTCCTGCAGGCGCAGTGCCACAG cctgaAGCTGGAATGCGAGAAGCTGGTGAGCGAGAAGACGGAGATGCAGCGGCACTATGTCATG tacTACGAGATGTCCTACGGGCTGAACATCGAGATGCACAAGCAG GCAGAGATTGTCAAGAGGCTGAATGCCATCTGCGCGCAGATCGTACCGCTCCTGACGCAGGAG caccagcagcaggtcctgcaGGCAGTGGAGAGGGCCAAGCAGGTGACGATGGCAGAGCTCAACAGCATCGTCGGG cagcagcagctgcagcacctctcccacCACGTCCACCCCGTCGCACTGACCCCGCACCCCTCCAGCGTGCAgctgcccagcctggcaggGGCCAGCAGCGCGTCGGGGCTCCTGGCCCTCTCGGGGGCACTGATGGCACAGTCGCAGCTGGCTGCCAAGGAGGACAGAGTGGCCCAggatggggagagcagag AGCGCAGCCCCAGCCGA AGCATTTCAGCGTCCCCTCTGGAGAGCCCCCCCGCCGAGGAGCAGACGGGGGGCGCAGGGCTGAAGCGGAAACGGGAGGAGAGGGACCCGGCTGGGCATTAC GATAGCGATGGGGACAAGAGCGACTACAACCTGGTGGTGGACGAG gaCCCCTGCTCcgagcccagcagccccagtcGTGCacccagcagccagctcccGCCAGCCCAGGACATGGCCAAGAGCCCTGCCTCCGGCGGTGCCTCCGGTGCCTCCAGCCGGAGCGTGACCCCCCTGCAGCTTTGGGACCGGGGGCTG CTGGACCCCCCAGCCTCCACGTCCTCCGTGTCCCCTCCACCCCGCGACACCCTCACGCCTGGCCCGGGGCCTAGCTCGGCCGCGCTCCTCCGGCAGCCTCCAGCCAAGGCACTGGCCACGGACACCACAG ctctccgCAGCCCCCTGAGCCTCTCCAGCCCCTTCACCGCCTCCTTTGGGCTGCTGCCCCATGCTGCCCTCAACGGTGAGCTTGCGGCCCCCGGCATGTACGTGGGCATCCACCTCCCGCCGCAGGTCAGCGGCGCCGTCATGTACGGACGCTCGCCGATG GTGGCTTTCGAGTCGCACCCTCACCTGAGGGCTTCCACGCTCCCAGCGTCGCTCTCCACTGTCCCTGCAGGGAAGCC CGCCTACTCCTTCTACGTCGGCACCGACGGGCAGATGCAGCCAGTGCCATTCCCCCCTGACGCCCTCCTGGGCTCCGGCATCCCCCGGCACGCGCGGCAGCTCCACACCCTGGCCCACGGCGAGGTGGTCTGCGCCGTCACCATCAGCAGCTCCACGCAGCATGTCTACACCGGGGGCAAGGGCTGCGTGAAGGTGTGGGACGTGAGGCAGCCGGGCACCAAGACGGCCGTGGCTCAGCTGGACTGCTTG AACCGTGACAACTACATCCGCTCCTGCAAGCTGCTCCCCGACGGCCGAAGCCTGATCGTGGGGGGGGAGGCCAGCACCCTGTCCATCTGGGACCTGGCGGCCCCCACGCCCCGCATCAAGGCTGAGCTCACCTCCTCCGCCCCTGCCTGCTACGCCCTGGCCATCAGCCCCGATGCCAAagtctgcttctcctgctgcagcgACGGCAACATCGTGGTGTGGGACCTGCAGAACCAGACCATGGTGAG GCAGTTCCAGGGCCACACGGATGGTGCCAGCTGCATCGACATCTCTAACTATGGCACCAAGCTGTGGACGGGGGGGCTGGACAACACGGTACGGTGCTGGGACCTGCGGGAAGGgcggcagctgcagcagcacgaCTTCAGCTCCCAG atCTTCTCCTTGGGGCACTGCCCAACGGGCGAGTGGCTGGCTGTGGGCATGGAGAGCAGCAACGTGGAGATCCTGCATGTGAGCAAGCCCGACAAGTACCAGCTGCACCTCCACGAGAGCTGTGTTCTCTCCCTCAAGTTCGCCACCTGCG GGAAGTGGTTTGTGAGCACGGGGAAGGACAACCTGCTCAACGCCTGGCGCACGCCCTATGGTGCTAGCATCTTCCag TCCAAAGAGTCCTCCTCCGTGCTGAGCTGTGACATCTCCGTCAATGACAAATTCATTGTCACGGGCTCTGGCGACAAGAAGGCCACGGTGTATGAGGTGCTGTACTGA
- the TLE2 gene encoding transducin-like enhancer protein 2 isoform X4 — MQRHYVMYYEMSYGLNIEMHKQAEIVKRLNAICAQIVPLLTQEHQQQVLQAVERAKQVTMAELNSIVGQQQLQHLSHHVHPVALTPHPSSVQLPSLAGASSASGLLALSGALMAQSQLAAKEDRVAQDGESRERSPSRSISASPLESPPAEEQTGGAGLKRKREERDPAGHYDSDGDKSDYNLVVDEDPCSEPSSPSRAPSSQLPPAQDMAKSPASGGASGASSRSVTPLQLWDRGLLDPPASTSSVSPPPRDTLTPGPGPSSAALLRQPPAKALATDTTALRSPLSLSSPFTASFGLLPHAALNGELAAPGMYVGIHLPPQVSGAVMYGRSPMVAFESHPHLRASTLPASLSTVPAGKPCLLTNKELADYSWLQPLLARPLQVPSAHAYSFYVGTDGQMQPVPFPPDALLGSGIPRHARQLHTLAHGEVVCAVTISSSTQHVYTGGKGCVKVWDVRQPGTKTAVAQLDCLNRDNYIRSCKLLPDGRSLIVGGEASTLSIWDLAAPTPRIKAELTSSAPACYALAISPDAKVCFSCCSDGNIVVWDLQNQTMVRQFQGHTDGASCIDISNYGTKLWTGGLDNTVRCWDLREGRQLQQHDFSSQIFSLGHCPTGEWLAVGMESSNVEILHVSKPDKYQLHLHESCVLSLKFATCGKWFVSTGKDNLLNAWRTPYGASIFQSKESSSVLSCDISVNDKFIVTGSGDKKATVYEVLY; from the exons ATGCAGCGGCACTATGTCATG tacTACGAGATGTCCTACGGGCTGAACATCGAGATGCACAAGCAG GCAGAGATTGTCAAGAGGCTGAATGCCATCTGCGCGCAGATCGTACCGCTCCTGACGCAGGAG caccagcagcaggtcctgcaGGCAGTGGAGAGGGCCAAGCAGGTGACGATGGCAGAGCTCAACAGCATCGTCGGG cagcagcagctgcagcacctctcccacCACGTCCACCCCGTCGCACTGACCCCGCACCCCTCCAGCGTGCAgctgcccagcctggcaggGGCCAGCAGCGCGTCGGGGCTCCTGGCCCTCTCGGGGGCACTGATGGCACAGTCGCAGCTGGCTGCCAAGGAGGACAGAGTGGCCCAggatggggagagcagag AGCGCAGCCCCAGCCGA AGCATTTCAGCGTCCCCTCTGGAGAGCCCCCCCGCCGAGGAGCAGACGGGGGGCGCAGGGCTGAAGCGGAAACGGGAGGAGAGGGACCCGGCTGGGCATTAC GATAGCGATGGGGACAAGAGCGACTACAACCTGGTGGTGGACGAG gaCCCCTGCTCcgagcccagcagccccagtcGTGCacccagcagccagctcccGCCAGCCCAGGACATGGCCAAGAGCCCTGCCTCCGGCGGTGCCTCCGGTGCCTCCAGCCGGAGCGTGACCCCCCTGCAGCTTTGGGACCGGGGGCTG CTGGACCCCCCAGCCTCCACGTCCTCCGTGTCCCCTCCACCCCGCGACACCCTCACGCCTGGCCCGGGGCCTAGCTCGGCCGCGCTCCTCCGGCAGCCTCCAGCCAAGGCACTGGCCACGGACACCACAG ctctccgCAGCCCCCTGAGCCTCTCCAGCCCCTTCACCGCCTCCTTTGGGCTGCTGCCCCATGCTGCCCTCAACGGTGAGCTTGCGGCCCCCGGCATGTACGTGGGCATCCACCTCCCGCCGCAGGTCAGCGGCGCCGTCATGTACGGACGCTCGCCGATG GTGGCTTTCGAGTCGCACCCTCACCTGAGGGCTTCCACGCTCCCAGCGTCGCTCTCCACTGTCCCTGCAGGGAAGCC CTGTTTACTGACAAACAAGGAGCTGGCCGATTACAGCTGGTTGCAGCCCCTGTTAGCCAGACCGCTGCAGGTGCCCTCTGCACA CGCCTACTCCTTCTACGTCGGCACCGACGGGCAGATGCAGCCAGTGCCATTCCCCCCTGACGCCCTCCTGGGCTCCGGCATCCCCCGGCACGCGCGGCAGCTCCACACCCTGGCCCACGGCGAGGTGGTCTGCGCCGTCACCATCAGCAGCTCCACGCAGCATGTCTACACCGGGGGCAAGGGCTGCGTGAAGGTGTGGGACGTGAGGCAGCCGGGCACCAAGACGGCCGTGGCTCAGCTGGACTGCTTG AACCGTGACAACTACATCCGCTCCTGCAAGCTGCTCCCCGACGGCCGAAGCCTGATCGTGGGGGGGGAGGCCAGCACCCTGTCCATCTGGGACCTGGCGGCCCCCACGCCCCGCATCAAGGCTGAGCTCACCTCCTCCGCCCCTGCCTGCTACGCCCTGGCCATCAGCCCCGATGCCAAagtctgcttctcctgctgcagcgACGGCAACATCGTGGTGTGGGACCTGCAGAACCAGACCATGGTGAG GCAGTTCCAGGGCCACACGGATGGTGCCAGCTGCATCGACATCTCTAACTATGGCACCAAGCTGTGGACGGGGGGGCTGGACAACACGGTACGGTGCTGGGACCTGCGGGAAGGgcggcagctgcagcagcacgaCTTCAGCTCCCAG atCTTCTCCTTGGGGCACTGCCCAACGGGCGAGTGGCTGGCTGTGGGCATGGAGAGCAGCAACGTGGAGATCCTGCATGTGAGCAAGCCCGACAAGTACCAGCTGCACCTCCACGAGAGCTGTGTTCTCTCCCTCAAGTTCGCCACCTGCG GGAAGTGGTTTGTGAGCACGGGGAAGGACAACCTGCTCAACGCCTGGCGCACGCCCTATGGTGCTAGCATCTTCCag TCCAAAGAGTCCTCCTCCGTGCTGAGCTGTGACATCTCCGTCAATGACAAATTCATTGTCACGGGCTCTGGCGACAAGAAGGCCACGGTGTATGAGGTGCTGTACTGA